From a region of the Calliphora vicina chromosome 4, idCalVici1.1, whole genome shotgun sequence genome:
- the LOC135959218 gene encoding uncharacterized protein LOC135959218, with protein MLMQTYMQRCRLITGATGRNKCAPPLVMIHRKPTTMMRDCKRLRCWDNSKRACYRCPHKGDICQLLTACQAERANCQRRRRSRNQLIRVDDYECENVKRGHMRRCKKLN; from the exons A TGCTTATGCAGACGTATATGCAACGTTGTCGTTTAATAACAGGTGCGACAGGACGAAATAAATGTGCCCCACCTTTGGTAATGATACATCGTAAGCCAACAACGATGATGCGTGATTGCAAACGTTTACGTTGTTGGGATAATAGCAAACGTGCATGTTATCGTTGCCCTCACAAAGGTGACATATGTCAATTGCTAACTGCGTGCCAGGCAGAACGTGCAAATTGTCAACGACGTCGTCGTTCGAGAAATC AACTCATTCGTGTTGATGATTATGAATGCGAAAATGTTAAACGTGGTCATATGAGAAGATGCAAGAAACTCAATTAG
- the LOC135959217 gene encoding uncharacterized protein LOC135959217 produces the protein MNKATLILAFLVVVLAYAEATTPRCAPVCRKNVPSRISCIREGKACRKIRQCTIQEINCRRRLLNRRPLTPVSSSLCRNIKSPLGSGRCSPRRKPRATRPECNRIRCTASSSQIICARSIRNNCRLMTACQLSRENCKRGRGNRLISTDRRACAGLETGGRSQRCRPIPNRG, from the exons ATGAATAAAGCAACCCTCATTCTCG CCTTTCTGGTGGTGGTATTAGCCTATGCTGAAGCCACCACACCTCGTTGTGCTCCTGTTTGCCGTAAAAACGTACCCAGCAGGATCAGTTGTATAAGGGAGGGTAAAGCTTGCCGTAAAATTCGTCAATGTACCATACAAGAAATAAATTGCAGGCGTCGTTTATTGAATCGTAGAC CCTTAACTCCTGTCAGTTCGTCTCTGTGTCGCAACATTAAAAGTCCTTTGGGTTCTGGTCGTTGTTCACCTAGACGAAAACCTCGAGCAACTCGTCCTGAATGCAATAGAATCCGTTGTACTGCAAGCAGTAGTCAAATAATATGTGCTCGCAGCATAAGAAATAATTGCCGTCTGATGACTGCTTGCCAATTGAGTCGTGAAAATTGCAAACGTGGTCGTGGCAATCGTTTAATAAGCACTGATAGACGTGCTTGTGCTGGATTAGAAACAGGTGGTAGAAGTCAAAGATGTCGGCCTATTCCCAACAGAGGTTAA
- the LOC135959219 gene encoding uncharacterized protein LOC135959219 — translation MNKAIVIFALLVIVLACTEASKRPNPQRPDCLRLKCDNPSKKLICVRSKKNNCVLLTACQVSRVNCQRGPLNVLARVSSRRCAGMKHGQKMRKCRPAPKKRG, via the exons ATGAATAAAGCCATTGTTATATTTg CTTTGCTTGTAATAGTTTTGGCTTGCACAGAAGCCTCCAAACGCCCTAATCCTCAACGTCCCGATTGCCTGAGACTGAAATGTGATAATCcgagtaaaaaattaatttgtgtaCGCAGCAAGAAGAACAATTGTGTATTGTTAACAGCCTGTCAAGTGAGTCGGGTCAATTGTCAACGTGGTCCTCTAAATGTATTAGCCAGAGTTAGTTCTCGTCGTTGTGCTGGCATGAAACATGGTCAAAAGATGCGCAAATGTCGTCCTGCACCCAAGAAACgtggttaa